The Panicum virgatum strain AP13 chromosome 3N, P.virgatum_v5, whole genome shotgun sequence genome includes the window ctccgccatggccgctacCGCCAAGGTCGCGCGCCTCACCACGCTCGCTCTCTTCTCCCGGACCCCGACCCCCTCCGGCCCGAAGCCCATCAACCCCAGAGCCCGCACCCCGCcgcccatctccatctccatggacCCGGCCCTCGTCGACCCGGCCCACCTCCAGGCCCTCATGCTCGCCTGCGCCCACTCCTGCGCGCTGCGCctctcaccggcggcgccggcctcccCCGTCCAGCATGTCGACCTCGGAAAGCTGCGGACGGCCATCGCGCACAGCTTCATCGTCGTGTCCGTCTTCTGCGGCGCCAGGTACTTGGTTGACgccggggaaggggagggggaggaacaGAGCTTCTTGGGCCTGGGCTTGGACCTAAGGCTCGGCCGGCAGGGGGAGCAGCAGCTTGTCGGATTCGGGCGCGCTGTTTCCGACCTCGGGCTcactgcctccgtccatgacgTCGTGGTAATCTTCGATCTTCTGCAGTGATCGGCAATGGGGACGCTCCCTGATTCCGTGCGCAGAAACTTGTGAAGTTCCTCTTTTTCTATTTAGTTCTCGATCATACTCCCTGATAGGCATTAACATATTCTTGCAAAGATTCTGATTATTTGGAATTCATGAAGACATTTCTGGATTCTCATTAGTTTCTGATGGATGATCGAACTGGTACCTTGGAACGACTAGCAGATTT containing:
- the LOC120663908 gene encoding uncharacterized protein LOC120663908, producing MAATAKVARLTTLALFSRTPTPSGPKPINPRARTPPPISISMDPALVDPAHLQALMLACAHSCALRLSPAAPASPVQHVDLGKLRTAIAHSFIVVSVFCGARYLVDAGEGEGEEQSFLGLGLDLRLGRQGEQQLVGFGRAVSDLGLTASVHDVVVHPSLQRRGIGQKIVDKITRVLHSRGIYDISALCTEKERSFFEACGFGDDMMGSTTMLYTRNVEMLYHKNTHK